The Microcoleus sp. AS-A8 genome contains the following window.
GATTGTTTGATCAATCTTTGGCTCGAAATCTAACTTGAGTAACTGCCGAATCGCAGGTTCCGCTTCAATCATGCTTTCGGCGTCATAACCTTGGGACGTTTGCTGCAAGGTTTGCCGAAATTGATAAATTGAAAATGTGCCTTCATCGTAAAAACGAGGGCTTTCTCGTACAAAGCGATCGCACTCTATCCTCGCCGCACTCACCAAAGCTTCAGAAACCCGCTTCTGTACCCCCTTTAGCTTTTGCTCAATCCCGCCATCGTTCCCCAGCAATCGATAAAGTTGACTGTAGTAATCTGCACGGCGCACTCGCTCGATTAAGTATTGGAAGAAGCTAGACACTACCTGTTGTGAAGATTCCACCAAAACATCTTCTAGCTCATTAGCCAGGTAATAAAGCGCTTCTACTAAAACAGCAATTAGAGGTGCTGTGGCGTTGCGAGGATGGCTACGAGTCGCACGGCTGTAAGCTTTTGCTACTGAAAACGAGTGCAGCAATTCATCAAGGCGTTGAATCATTTCGGTTTGCAGTTGGCGAAAATCTGCCTCAAACGTTGGGCAAGCGTTATTCACTGCCAGATTCACGTCTTCGGCAATGTGACGGCAAAACTCTTTCCCAACTTGCTGAAGTTCTTGATTGAGATGTTCCAACTCCTGGGCTTTCATCGCCTCAATTTCGCGGGGTTGGCTGTCCAAATTACGGTGGACGCTTAGGTAGTGCTTCTTTAAGCCAATGCACAACGGTTGTAAATCATCAGCCAAATTCGCAAATAATTGAGGGCGCTTTTCTTCGGTGAGATAGCGCGTAATTGCCTCCCGAAACTCTTCAATGCCACTATCTTGAATGAGCTGCTCAATCAGGGGCGTTCCTTGTTCCCCCAGAATGCGTACATAGTTTTCATTGGGGGTTTCATAACTATTGACGGAAATTCGGAACCGACTGGGAGATAGCTTGCCAGAGTTGGCGCAGTAACGAAGAAATTCATTCACGAATTGTGGAGTATCTTCGCCTCCAACTGTGCCTTTGACACTGTTAGCAAAAATAGAATCTAAACCAAACCTCTCGCCTCCTCTGGTTGCTTTAATTTGACTTCCATAAAAGCCAAGTAACCCACTGGTTTTATAAACCCTGTCAGCAGGCGTATCTCGGAACTGGGTATTAATTAAAGAATCCAATCGTTGCCGCAGTTGGCTGTTATACCAGGTTTCATCAACGCGATTGAAAATATAAAAGACGCGATCGCGAATTCCTGGATTCCCCCGCATCTTCT
Protein-coding sequences here:
- a CDS encoding dynamin-like GTPase family protein translates to MTPILPQCQNLQEQVERLLDLLHQEPSLRALPDDVTAVQASLRKAIAPTFEIVFAGAFSAGKSMLINALLERELLYSAEGHATGTECYIAHAEPDREQVVLTFLSEVEIREQVVALCQRLGLAAANINQPEAIDLLRQGCVLTLQQEGGESKSERAKQAKALDLLLEGFIANRDRINTLNNATYSMEQFNFSNLQEAAGYARRGSNSAVLKRIEYYCHHPLLQDGNVLIDTPGIDAPVQKDAELTYRKIEAPETSAVVCVLKPASAGDMTTEETELIEKMRGNPGIRDRVFYIFNRVDETWYNSQLRQRLDSLINTQFRDTPADRVYKTSGLLGFYGSQIKATRGGERFGLDSIFANSVKGTVGGEDTPQFVNEFLRYCANSGKLSPSRFRISVNSYETPNENYVRILGEQGTPLIEQLIQDSGIEEFREAITRYLTEEKRPQLFANLADDLQPLCIGLKKHYLSVHRNLDSQPREIEAMKAQELEHLNQELQQVGKEFCRHIAEDVNLAVNNACPTFEADFRQLQTEMIQRLDELLHSFSVAKAYSRATRSHPRNATAPLIAVLVEALYYLANELEDVLVESSQQVVSSFFQYLIERVRRADYYSQLYRLLGNDGGIEQKLKGVQKRVSEALVSAARIECDRFVRESPRFYDEGTFSIYQFRQTLQQTSQGYDAESMIEAEPAIRQLLKLDFEPKIDQTIRRSFRQTINQTLKTLLLPMADEQAEAILQQYPKARAYLEQTLEQEAEEKIKQNHKLQDEFEQKIADYNQAITGINSCLQGMLLNRYQLPVVGESDLTAIPSSVESDGFDFSSNFTAVSNSVDAAEAL